The sequence ATGGTTTTATCGCCATCGGCAGTGATCTTGCCGTCGCCGTTCAGGTCGGCAAATTTCAGGTCGCCGGGTTTAGCGCCGGGATCCTGCTTAGATGCATCTTCGCCTGTTTGCCAAACGCCGGTCATCTTATAATCGTAAATTACGCTGATGGGTTGACCGATGAACCAGCGGTTACCCAAATCGTCTTTACCATCACCATACAAGTCGATAATACGGTTGCGGTTAACCGCGTAAACGATATTGCTTTCCCATTTAAAATCCTTTAATGATACGTTTCGGGTGTTTAAGGTAACCTCGATACCACGGTTGCCTATCTTGCCGATATTATCAAGCACGTTACCATAACCTGTAATAGCAGGCAGGTTGCGGCGTAAGATCAGGTCGGTTGTTTTTGAACTGTAAGCATCAATAACACCGTTAATGCGGCTGTTGAACAAAGAGAATTCGACACCGATGTTGGTGCTTTGCGTATTTTCCCAGTGCAGGTTAGCATTACCCAGGTTGCTGGCTAATACACCCACATAGCTGGTACCATTGAATGGGAAGCGGTTAGTACCATCGGTAGTGATGGTTTGGTAAACCGAAATAGCCTCGTTACCCGAACGGCCATATGAACCTCTAAGTTTTAAGTTGTTCACGATCTTAGAGTTCTTCATGAAATCCTCGTTAGATATATTCCAGCCCAAAGCTGCCGATGGGAAATAACCATATTTACTGGTATTGGCGCCAAATACCGACGAACCATCGCGGCGAACGGTAAACGTGGCCAGGTAGCGGCTATCGTACGAGTAATTGATACGGCCCATCTGCGAGTTCAGCGCATACCTGTCCTGGTATGATGACGCGGTTTGGGTAGAGCCTGCGCCAAGGTTGTTAAACGATAACTCATCGTTGATAAAATTGGTGGCGCCGGCGGTAGAGGTAAAGTACTTACGCTGTTGCGAACTGTACAGACCGGTAAAGTCGATACGGTGTTTACCGAAATCGCGGGTATAAAGCAACAGGTGATCCAGCGTGTACGACTGCGTTTCTGAGCTGGCCGCGCTTGCCGAACCCAGTGGCGTATTGGCCAAACGGCCGCTGTAGGTATCGTTGCGGGTTGGCAGGTAGGTGTAACCGGCATTCAGGCGGTAGCGCAAGCCTTTCAGCACACCACCAAATTTGATCTCGGCATAACCGTTACCGTTCAGGTTAACGCTACGGCTGATCACATCGGTAGTTAAACCTAACAGCGGGTTAACATATAATTGTTCGGGTGCCATTGGATAAATGGTGTAAGTGCCATCGGCATTGTATACATTGCCGTAAGGGCTCATCGCGGTTGCGTTCAGTAAGTTGGCACGGCCACCATCGTAATTGTTGTTGGCTAAAAATGCAGTAGCGCCTACCGACAGGTAATTGGTAACCTTTACATCCAGGTTTGAGCGGATGCCTACGCGGTTGTACTGGTAGCCTTTAATTACACCCTTCTGTTTCATGTAATCGCCCGAAAGGAAATATTTCACATCCTCGGTACCACCTGATACGCTAACGTTATGATCCTGGATGATACCGGTTTGCGTAGTTTCTTTCACCCAATCAATGATGTGGCCGGCAGTGTAATTAGCCCTTTCCGAATTGTTGTAAACCGGTTCAGGAAATTGCTGGGTCAGTTTATTTTGCGATTCGTAATCAAGGAATTTTTGGGTAAATGATGCCGGATCGCGCGGAGTAAGGATATGGCCCAGCTTTTCGGTACCTGCATAGCCGTTATAGCGGATAACCGGTTTACCCATAGTACCACGTTTGGTAGTGATCAGAATTACGCCGTTTGAGCCGTTGGCACCATAGATAGCCACGGCCGAAGCATCTTTTAATATTTCCATCGACGCGATATCGTTAGGATTGATATCATTCAGCGAGCCTCCGCTTTTGCTCAGCGGGATCCCATCGACAACTACAAACGGACTTGAACTTGCAGTGATAGAGTTTTGACCGCGAACGGTTGTTGATGGCTGCGCGCCCGGAACGCTTGAAGTTGTAGTGATGTTAACACCGGCCACAGCACCTTCAAGCGCTTGTAATACGTTGGTAACCGGCAATTGCTCTAAGCGGGCCTTAGGTACCGAGGCTACCGAACCGGTAACATCCGAACGTTTTTGCTGGCCGTAACCTACAACTACTACTTCGTTAAGCCCCTTGCGGCTATCAGCAAGCGTAATAGTAATGTTATGGTTTGTGCTGCTTACCTGCACACTTTTGGTTTCCATACCCACAAATGAGATACTGAGGGTAGCAGGTGCGGTAAATACCATTCTGAAAGTTCCGTCCGGACCGGCGGTAGCGCCTTGTGTTTTGCCGGCCACCGCTACAGAAGCCCCGGGCAATGGCGACCCGGTTTCGTCTACCACCTTGCCGGTAACCGTATAGGCGGTTTGCGCGAAGGTGTTTTGCGTGAAAACATTAATTATTACGCTTATAAGTAAGGTGATAATTAATAGATGCGTAAATTTTTTTCTCATAATTTTTAATTAATTAGCTTAATAGTTTGGTTTTTTTAGCGGCTGGTGTTTGTAACCGGTCGCGGTGGTTTTACAGCAGGTTGATTTAACTCATTGGCTTTTCAGGAATAATTAAAATATATTTGGTTATAATAAGCCCGGTGGTTGTCCCGGTAACAATTGGCAAGAACGAAATAAGGTGATTTCCGATTACTGCATGGGGGGTATAATCGTAATTTAAAGGGGGGGATTTTTTAACACCGCAAATAATGCTGTAAATGATGCGCTTAGCTTGTTTTACCTATAAAATGCAGCACATGTGCATAATTTATTAGTATAACTGTCAACAAAACATTAAATTTGAAATACCAATTTTCAAATCCACCATTTTTTGACTGATCTGCTACGCCGTACGGTACTTTTTTTAGGGATGCTTTGCCTGTTGACCGGCATGGCAGATGCGGCTTTGGCAACAGACCATCCCGTCCGTTATTTGGGCATCGAACAAGGCTTATCAAACAACGCCGTAACCAGTATATATAAGGATAGCCATGGCTTTGTATGGATAAGCACCTACGATGGGCTTAACCGCTTTGACGGCAGCACGGTAAAGATCTATCGGAATGTTTGGGGCGACAACCGTTCGCTTAACAATAATCACTTGAATCGGATAACCGGCTACGGTAACCGCATTTACGTAGGCACCCAAAGCGGGCCGATGTATTACGATTATGCCGACGCGCGCTTTCATTCCATATTATATCAGCCCGCCAAAGGCAATCTGCCGCAAAAAATAACGCATAACGTTAATGCCCTATACTGCGGGGCAGGCGGAAAGCTGTATATCGGTACGGATTACGCCGGCCTTTTTATTTGCAACCCGGGCGATAGCGTAGCGCGACAGATAACGCTTGATAATGCTAATACCTGGTTTTCGGTACAGGCTATCGCGGCAGATAAGTATAAGCAGGTTTGGCTGTTCATTCGCGATGTTGGGCTTTGCCGCCTAAACACGCCAAACCATATCGAGGTGATCGACGCCACATTAAAATCGGCTAATTGCTTATTGATCGACGCTTATGGAAAGATTTGGATAGGTACCGATAATGGCCTTTTTGTATATAACCGTGCTGCTAAAAGTATCAGCCGGGTAATTAACAGCGCGCTCACCAGCGAAAATGTGGTGGATCTCCGTTTTTCCCGGTCGCGGCAACTGTGGATAGGCACCAATGGCGGCGGCGTAAATATTATGGATACCACAAGTCATCGCATCAGGCATATTGTAAGCGGTAACGAAAATGGCTCGCTGCATAGCGATGCCATCAGCATGATATACGAGGATAACGGGGGATTAACCTGGGTAGCCACCCTGCGCGGCGGCGTAAACATCATCGACAACAACCCAGCGCCTTTTAAACTCATCACACACGATCCTTTTAATAAGAATAGCGTGGTCAACAATTTCGCGCTTTCCTTTTGCGAGGACGAAGCCCATAATTTATGGATAGGCACCGATGGCGGGGGGCTAAGTTACTGGAACCGCAAGGCCGATCAGTACACCAGTTATGTGCATAGCGCGTCGTCAGGTTCGTTAAGCAGTAATTTTGTGGTGAGTGTATTGAAGGATAAGGCCAATCAAATATGGGTAGCTACGTTTAGTGGTGGGATCGACAGGTTTAATAAAACCGGCAATAGCTTCATACATTATACCTGCTACAATCCGTATACCAAAACCGAGGATAAAAGCCTGTGGAAGCTGTTTTTAGATTCGCGTGGTGATATTTGGGCGGGCACTACCCGTGGCGGCGCCTTATATAAGTATAACCGTGCGACAGACCGCTTTGAGGTGTTTGATAAAAATCTCATCAACATCCATGCCTTGTTTGAAGATAGCAAGGGCAACCTTTGGGCGGGTGATTATTCCAGGCTGATCAAAATAGACATCGCCAATAAGAACCATCAGTACACCGAGATCAAAAACGCGGTGCGCTCCATAAACCAGGACCGGCAGGGGCGGCTATGGCTGGGTACCGAGGGCGGCGGCTTGATAAGTTACGACAGTAAAACCCAGGCCATAAAACGCTACACCCGTGCCGATGGCCTGCCCAGTAACTCGGTATTGAACGTATTGGTAGATAATAACGGCAATCTGTGGGGCAGCACCTACAATGGCTTAACCGAATACAATACTGCCACCGGTAAATTCAAAAACTTTTACGCTGCCGATGGCTTGCAAAGTAACCAGTTCAACTTCAACGCGGCGCTAAAGCTGCAATCGGGCGAGCTGGCTTTTGGGGGGATCAACGGCTTTAACCTGTTTTATCCGGATAGTGTAAAGCTGGCGGTTCATCAACCACAGTTAACTTTCACCGGCTTGCGTATCAGTAATAAAAACGTAGAGGGTACAACCAACTATACCGGCAACCAGGCCATCGTAGATCTGAAAGAGATCAGCGTGCCTTATGATCAGGCTACCCTGGCTGTCGATTATACCGCTTTAGAATATTCCTTTCCGGATAAGATCAGCTATTCGTATTACCTGGATAACTGGGATCACGGCTGGAATAATGTAGGAACACTGAAAACCGCTTACTACACCCGCCTTAACGAGGGTACCTACACCTTATATATACGCGCCACCAACACAGCCGGTAACTGGAGCGATAACCAGTTACGCTTAAAGCTCATCGTGCTGCCGCCATGGTACCGCACCTGGTGGGCATGGCTGCTGTATATATCGGCCATTTGCGCGGTTATTTATTGGTACTGGCAATACCGTATCAGGCAAACGCACCTGCAATACGAAATTGAGATAGCCAATCTGAAAGTGGAAAAAGAGAAGGAAGCGAACGAAAAGAAGCTGTCGTTCTTTACCAACGTATCGCACGAATTCCGTACGCCATTAACGCTCATTATCAACCCGATAAAAGACCTGCTGCGACAGGATAAAACGCATAACGAAGAATTGAACATCGTTTACCGCAACGCCCGCCGCCTGCTGGGTTTGGTAGACCACCTGCTGCTGTTCCGCAAAACCGAAAGCGAAAATGCCGATCTGAAAGTAAGCAAGGTAAACTTTGCCGATCTGAGCCGGGATGTATACACCTGTTTCCTTCACCAGGCCAAGATCAAGAACATCAGCTATCAATTCGAGAACGCCAGCGACCAGATAGAATTGTATGTAGACCGCGAGAAGATAGAGATAGCGCTGTTCAACCTTATCTCCAATGCGGTGAAATTTACACCCGATGGAGGCAGCATCCATATTAATATTAAACAGGATGAGCGCTTTGTGTATTTTGAGATTACCGATAGCGGCATCGGCATTACCGCCGAGGTAGGGGAGCGTTTATTTGATAAATTTTACCAGGTAAAGGATGCCAACTCCCTGAAAACAGGTTTCGGAATAGGTTTATACCTTGTGAAAACGTTTATGGAAAGCCATAGCGGTACCATCAATTACAAAAGCACGGCAGGTGGTGGCGGTACTACATTTACTTTATGCTTACCAAAAGGTAAGGAGCATTTGGGCGCCTATCCGATAGTGGAGTCGGCAACGGAGGGCTACTCATACGCTGCCGAGGAACTGATCGATTACGATAACACACTCGAAAAACCCCTTGAAAACGGCGTTACGGATCTGAACCTGCTGATATCGGATAAGCAATCGGTGTTGGTGATAGACGACAATAACGAGATCCGCACTTATATTAAAAAGATCTTCGCGGCAGAATACGAAGTGTTTGAAGCCGAGAACGGCGAGCGTGGACTGGAACTGATCAAAAAGCACCTGCCCGATGTGATCATCAGCGATATTGTAATGCCCGGTTTAAGCGGCATGGAACTGATCCGTATCGTTAAGCAGGATTCGACCCTTAGCCATATCCCCATCATCCTGTTAACCGGCGAGGCCGCGCCGGCTATCCGTTTGCAGGGTATAGAAGAAGGCGCGGTTGATTTTATGAACAAACCTTTTGACAAGGACCTGTTGGTAGCCCGGGTGAAAGGCATCATCAAAAACAAAAGCGAACTGCAAAATTATTTCTTCAGCGAGATCACACTGAAAGGCAAAAGCCGAAACGTATCCGAAGAGCATAAGGACTTTCTGTATCGCTGTATCGAAATTATCGAGAACTCGCTGACGGATCCCGAACTGGAGGTTAACGCCATTGCCGATAAGATGGGGATGAGCTATTCCAGCCTGTATAAAAAAATAAGGCAGGTAACAGGGCAATCTATCAACGGCTTCATTAGGTTCGTTCGTTTGCGTAAGGCTGCCGAATTGATGATCAATACCAACTGCAATGTTAACGAGGCGGCTTTTAGGGTAGGGTTTAACGATATCAAATATTTCCGCGAGCATTTCCACAAGCAGTTCGGCATTAACCCGTCCGAGTTTATTAAGCAACACCGGGTGGCTTTCCAAAAATCATACAGCCTGAAGCAGCGTAAGGTGAAAGGATAAGCGCTTATTAAGAATATCCCCCGCAAAATGCGATTTTACCCCCTTACCATGCGCTTAAAAAGTGTGTAATTAGCAAATCAATTATAAATTTACGTACCAGTATGTAAGGCTGTGCTATCGTAAAAACTAAATCAAATTGAAGTGCTAAAAAAACTAATCATTACGCTGGTATTCGCAATAATAATTTGCGCTGTAATGCCGTTGTGTACCCATGCGCAGCAAGCCGCCAAAATTATACCGATACCCACCGCCGGGGCCTGGGCAAATAACAGCGTTAATACGGTCATCTTCCGTAAAAATTCGCTGGTTACGGCAGGCGGTTATCAGTATGCCGCCTTTTATGATAACGATCAGTTTGTGGTGCTGGCCAAACGCAAAACCGGCGCCGAAGGCTGGCAGATCAACCGCACCCAATATAAAGGTGATGCTACCGACGCGCATAAATCTATCAGTATCATGGTAGATGGCGCGGGTTTCCTGCATGTAGTTTGGGGCCTGCATAATAACCCTGTTAATTATGCTAAAAGCCAGTCGCCCGGTTCGCTCACTTTGGGCGATAAACTAAGCATGACCGGCGACCATGAACAAAAGGTAAGCTACCCCGAATTTTACAAACAAGCCAACGGCGATCTGCTTTTCTTTTACCGGGATGGTGCATCGGGTAACGGCAACCTGCTGGTAGATACCTATCATACCAAAACTCAAAAATGGGAACGCCTGCAGGATAACCTGATAGACGGCGAAGGCCAGCGTAGCGCCTACTGGCAAATTACGGTTGATGTTAAGGGCACTATCCATATCTCGTGGGTATGGCGCGAATCGCCCGATGTGGCCAGTAACCACGATATTGCCTATGCCTGTTCAAAAGATGGCGGCAAGACCTGGCAAAAGTCTACAGGTGAAATTTACCACCTGCCCATCACCGCTTCCAACGCCGAATATGCCTGCCGCATCCCGCAAAAAAGCGAACTGATCAACCAAACATCCATGTTTGCCGATGCGCAGGGGCAGCCCTTTATTGCCACCTACTGGCGCGAGCAGGGGCAAACCGTGCCACAGTATCATATTGTTTACAAAACCGGTGCAACATGGCAGGTAAATAACCTGTCTTTTCGCAAAGGCGCGTTTAGTTTAAGCGGTGGTGGTACCAAGCAGATCCCGATATCAAGGCCACAAATTATTGCCTGGCCTGTTAAAGGACAAATGGCTGCCGCGCTGATATTCAGAGATGCCGATCTGGGTGATAAGGTTTCGATTGCGGTAACGGCCGATATTAAACAAGGTAAATGGCAGGTAAGCAATCTTACTGATGCATCGGTAGGATCGTGGGAGCCTACTTACGATACCGAGTTGTGGAAGCAAAGCCGTGTGCTGAACCTCTTCGTGCAGAAAAATGTGCAGGTTGATGGGGAAGGACGCGCCAATATCCCACCGCAACCAGTACAGGTGATAGAATGGAAGCCTACAGCCATAAAATAAATTCGACGCTAAAAACCTATGATAAAACGATACCAACTAACGACTTTCGCGCTGCTGCTTACCGGCAGTATACTGAGGGCACAAACCAAGGTTGCCGAATTTACCCCCGGCGCCATCTGGCCCGATGATAAGGGCGTGCACATTAATGCCCACGGCGGCGGCATGCTCTATCAAAAAGGGACCTATTACTGGTACGGTGAACATAAAATAGAAGGCGGCGCCGGTAACCGGGCCATGGTGGGAGTGCACTGCTATTCATCAAAAGACCTTTATAACTGGAAGGATGAGGGCATTGCCCTAAGCGTATCGCCCGATAGTACCAACGATATTGCCAAAGGCTGCATACT comes from Mucilaginibacter mali and encodes:
- a CDS encoding SusC/RagA family TonB-linked outer membrane protein yields the protein MRKKFTHLLIITLLISVIINVFTQNTFAQTAYTVTGKVVDETGSPLPGASVAVAGKTQGATAGPDGTFRMVFTAPATLSISFVGMETKSVQVSSTNHNITITLADSRKGLNEVVVVGYGQQKRSDVTGSVASVPKARLEQLPVTNVLQALEGAVAGVNITTTSSVPGAQPSTTVRGQNSITASSSPFVVVDGIPLSKSGGSLNDINPNDIASMEILKDASAVAIYGANGSNGVILITTKRGTMGKPVIRYNGYAGTEKLGHILTPRDPASFTQKFLDYESQNKLTQQFPEPVYNNSERANYTAGHIIDWVKETTQTGIIQDHNVSVSGGTEDVKYFLSGDYMKQKGVIKGYQYNRVGIRSNLDVKVTNYLSVGATAFLANNNYDGGRANLLNATAMSPYGNVYNADGTYTIYPMAPEQLYVNPLLGLTTDVISRSVNLNGNGYAEIKFGGVLKGLRYRLNAGYTYLPTRNDTYSGRLANTPLGSASAASSETQSYTLDHLLLYTRDFGKHRIDFTGLYSSQQRKYFTSTAGATNFINDELSFNNLGAGSTQTASSYQDRYALNSQMGRINYSYDSRYLATFTVRRDGSSVFGANTSKYGYFPSAALGWNISNEDFMKNSKIVNNLKLRGSYGRSGNEAISVYQTITTDGTNRFPFNGTSYVGVLASNLGNANLHWENTQSTNIGVEFSLFNSRINGVIDAYSSKTTDLILRRNLPAITGYGNVLDNIGKIGNRGIEVTLNTRNVSLKDFKWESNIVYAVNRNRIIDLYGDGKDDLGNRWFIGQPISVIYDYKMTGVWQTGEDASKQDPGAKPGDLKFADLNGDGKITADGDKTILGQTAPKWTGGLTNTFRYKSFNLSVFIQTAQGMLKNNPDYNYADESGRRNTPAEIGYWTPTNGSQQFQALSYTNTRGYGYVHDASYTRIKDVTLSYTVPQKFLDKIHVASLMFYLSGRNLKTFTNWIGWDPENNYSTRGSGDWTNNYPQTRTFVLGANISLK
- a CDS encoding hybrid sensor histidine kinase/response regulator transcription factor, which codes for MTDLLRRTVLFLGMLCLLTGMADAALATDHPVRYLGIEQGLSNNAVTSIYKDSHGFVWISTYDGLNRFDGSTVKIYRNVWGDNRSLNNNHLNRITGYGNRIYVGTQSGPMYYDYADARFHSILYQPAKGNLPQKITHNVNALYCGAGGKLYIGTDYAGLFICNPGDSVARQITLDNANTWFSVQAIAADKYKQVWLFIRDVGLCRLNTPNHIEVIDATLKSANCLLIDAYGKIWIGTDNGLFVYNRAAKSISRVINSALTSENVVDLRFSRSRQLWIGTNGGGVNIMDTTSHRIRHIVSGNENGSLHSDAISMIYEDNGGLTWVATLRGGVNIIDNNPAPFKLITHDPFNKNSVVNNFALSFCEDEAHNLWIGTDGGGLSYWNRKADQYTSYVHSASSGSLSSNFVVSVLKDKANQIWVATFSGGIDRFNKTGNSFIHYTCYNPYTKTEDKSLWKLFLDSRGDIWAGTTRGGALYKYNRATDRFEVFDKNLINIHALFEDSKGNLWAGDYSRLIKIDIANKNHQYTEIKNAVRSINQDRQGRLWLGTEGGGLISYDSKTQAIKRYTRADGLPSNSVLNVLVDNNGNLWGSTYNGLTEYNTATGKFKNFYAADGLQSNQFNFNAALKLQSGELAFGGINGFNLFYPDSVKLAVHQPQLTFTGLRISNKNVEGTTNYTGNQAIVDLKEISVPYDQATLAVDYTALEYSFPDKISYSYYLDNWDHGWNNVGTLKTAYYTRLNEGTYTLYIRATNTAGNWSDNQLRLKLIVLPPWYRTWWAWLLYISAICAVIYWYWQYRIRQTHLQYEIEIANLKVEKEKEANEKKLSFFTNVSHEFRTPLTLIINPIKDLLRQDKTHNEELNIVYRNARRLLGLVDHLLLFRKTESENADLKVSKVNFADLSRDVYTCFLHQAKIKNISYQFENASDQIELYVDREKIEIALFNLISNAVKFTPDGGSIHINIKQDERFVYFEITDSGIGITAEVGERLFDKFYQVKDANSLKTGFGIGLYLVKTFMESHSGTINYKSTAGGGGTTFTLCLPKGKEHLGAYPIVESATEGYSYAAEELIDYDNTLEKPLENGVTDLNLLISDKQSVLVIDDNNEIRTYIKKIFAAEYEVFEAENGERGLELIKKHLPDVIISDIVMPGLSGMELIRIVKQDSTLSHIPIILLTGEAAPAIRLQGIEEGAVDFMNKPFDKDLLVARVKGIIKNKSELQNYFFSEITLKGKSRNVSEEHKDFLYRCIEIIENSLTDPELEVNAIADKMGMSYSSLYKKIRQVTGQSINGFIRFVRLRKAAELMINTNCNVNEAAFRVGFNDIKYFREHFHKQFGINPSEFIKQHRVAFQKSYSLKQRKVKG
- a CDS encoding BNR repeat-containing protein, translating into MLKKLIITLVFAIIICAVMPLCTHAQQAAKIIPIPTAGAWANNSVNTVIFRKNSLVTAGGYQYAAFYDNDQFVVLAKRKTGAEGWQINRTQYKGDATDAHKSISIMVDGAGFLHVVWGLHNNPVNYAKSQSPGSLTLGDKLSMTGDHEQKVSYPEFYKQANGDLLFFYRDGASGNGNLLVDTYHTKTQKWERLQDNLIDGEGQRSAYWQITVDVKGTIHISWVWRESPDVASNHDIAYACSKDGGKTWQKSTGEIYHLPITASNAEYACRIPQKSELINQTSMFADAQGQPFIATYWREQGQTVPQYHIVYKTGATWQVNNLSFRKGAFSLSGGGTKQIPISRPQIIAWPVKGQMAAALIFRDADLGDKVSIAVTADIKQGKWQVSNLTDASVGSWEPTYDTELWKQSRVLNLFVQKNVQVDGEGRANIPPQPVQVIEWKPTAIK